CTCACAATTCCCAGCCCATTCACCACCACTGTCGCGAATTCCTCCATTGATTCTGGCAAGACGGTGATCAAACCCATCGCTTTGATCAGATACCCAATATCGTAGAGTCCATGGAAGGTGACCCATCTAAAAACGTTATGCTTTCGGATGATAGGTAGGAAATTTGCAGCGAATAATCTGATGGGCATTCCATCTTTCTTCAGTTTTTTGAAATCGATGCCGTTCTGTTCTAGAAACGAAACAGAAGAAGTGCCTTGAGCGTCGGCTTCCGAGTCGAAATCAGAGAAATTGAACTCCCATGTGCCGCCGATATGACCAGAATCATCACAAGCCGTTATACCCAATTGAATCAGTTTCGTTTGGTTGACATTGAATCGGAAGTCGTCGTAAATGGCTTCTTCAATCGAACCCCGTGGAGATTTTCTGATAAAACCAGGAA
This genomic interval from Benincasa hispida cultivar B227 unplaced genomic scaffold, ASM972705v1 Contig849, whole genome shotgun sequence contains the following:
- the LOC120070061 gene encoding putative CCR4-associated factor 1 homolog 8, translated to MGRRNRARPRREPLIRQVWASNFDSEISKFDECLRLHSILSIDTEFPGFIRKSPRGSIEEAIYDDFRFNVNQTKLIQLGITACDDSGHIGGTWEFNFSDFDSEADAQGTSSVSFLEQNGIDFKKLKKDGMPIRLFAANFLPIIRKHNVFRWVTFHGLYDIGYLIKAMGLITVLPESMEEFATVVVNGLGI